Within the Phaseolus vulgaris cultivar G19833 chromosome 9, P. vulgaris v2.0, whole genome shotgun sequence genome, the region taaatattgtttttaaatgaatttaaacTAAAATGGTTTTTTATGATTCTTAAACCTAAATCCTAAATCATAAAAGAAATGATGAAATTAacaaatcatatttttatttttatttttggaagttagatttatttttgttatatttgaattttagatAGATGTAAGAGTAACACTGATAAACGCCTCAGAGATATGAATCTCACTATAAGCATTCTTTGTAAAGAAATTAACACGTTGACGGACAGTTCTAGGCCTCGTAAACGTCTCACTAATCAatcatgaaattgatttttaacaACTGGTAATTAATCACTTACTGAGGCAACAgttgaataaaaaatgaatttacagTCATTAAAGGTAATTATTTTACAGTCATGTTAagattttgtaattattttgaaaatcatagaataatttttaattactaaaCAGTATAAAGTAGAAATGTAATAATAAAACTCTGCTTCAGCACCCGTTCTCATTTCTAtgctataaataataataactttcagaaaaaatttaaaaaagaacaTTGTTTTTCTTACCAAGAGTTCTAACAAGTGATTCATCTTTAATCgttaaatttaatgaaaataaaagatgAAGATAAAGAGTAATTTTTAACTTGATCTTCTTTTAATAATTGTTGATGTTACTATTATAAGTGTAAATTATAGAGTCCAAACAGTGAATACATCTAGGATTCAGAAATGCAAGGCCCTAACTCCAGAATGGAGTAAATAATACAATGCTAAAGAGGAGGGGCTGCATGGTATTGCATAGAATCAAAGATGTGTATACAAGACAATCCTCAACTCAACAAAGTGATTGGTATATATCAATATTAAGAATTGTTTTACATGAAGGCTACTGGATTAATAAAATTTAGTGTACTAATGTTGGCACACCACTATTGGTAAACATCACTACACTTTTACATCAGATCTAAAGCGAGAGATCTACATGAGTTAACTGTTGTCTGCGGAGCAGGGTTGGTGATTCAAAAAAGCATGTAAAGGAAAAGTGGTGCAACAATTTTTCCACTTTAATTTACCATTAAAGAGTACGATCGATTACAATGAAACTATTGAAACAATTTGATAAATTTACAATTCTCTCAAAAATCCCCGTGAGAAATTACAATGTGGGTAGTAATGCATTTCACATAACAGCTCACACCAAAACCCTCAGAGCTCCATCTGTGGCAAAAAAGGTATCGCGTACacaaaattgaattatttgAACATTTTTCAGTACCCTTCAGCTTGTTCAAGAATATATCAATCTTCCTTTTCATAATATGCATCCCAAGTTGATATTCATATTGAAAAGGAACAGTGGGCAAGGGCAGCTTCTCAAAGAACAGGGCAGCACGAAGTTTAACCGTGCAAATTAGATCAGATGAGAGAAAACAAGCTTAATTAGGTTAACCCATTGTTGCTATTTCTGGACAAGATTGATTGTGTTCTTTTCCCAATAAATAGATGCATCTGTAAATGACAATTGATGTTAAATAAAGCATGCTCCAATTGTCACCTTATTCAATtactcaccacaaccaaaaccaAAATTATGAACACTAAAGATAATTGAAGTTGGAATATAACCAAACGCTAACAAACCTGAATGTCAAGTTTAAGTCCCTCTCAAAGAAAATGGCTCGCCATTAAAAGTTGTGGGTTTTCCTTCTCCTCTTCGATCACCTTCGTAGCTTCATCTTTAATGTTTTGAACCTTTTTATCCCAGATATCATCAACTAGTTTCCAAGTTTCATCACTAACCATTTGTGTCTGCAGTAAAACGAAGGAAAAATGAAAGAGCACAAATCAGTTGTATGACAAACTATGGCACCTTAATATAAAACAAGGTTTCGACTTGTACCTCTGTAGGGCGAGGTGCCCCAAAGGTCGAAAATCCAACGTTGCCTGGGGCAAATGTAACCCTTCCAGGAAGACTGATCCCATGGATTCCCCATCGTCCAGCATAAATCAGTGCTCCATATTCATCAACTGGACTGACAGGAGGCTAAACAAGACTCGGAAAAAAATTGAATCTCAAAAGAGTATCATTTATTCAACCAAGAAGATAGatattagaaaaagaaagaaagaaaaattgaggATAGGCCTGCTATACAAAAGCTTTGTAATGCgtaaaaaatccaacaaatgaCACAAGTAATAAATATATGCCAAATCACTTGTTGAAATGCGAGAATACTTCCAAATCGTGCATTAAATACCAAAAATGTGTCATTAGAAAATCTCAATCCCACAGACAAGCACAAGTATAACAATGGTAATGGCCGGCAAATGATAAAACAGGACAACGTGCTGCTTTACTTTAGTTTAAGATCTAACCTGAGCTACACGAGGAGCGCTCTTATAGATGTCCCAAATCTCCTCAGCTTGGATTTTACCCTTTTCAAGCAAAATATCTGCAAAACAAGTAAGCATGTAGCAATTTTTGCTGTGCACCTCTTCATGTGAAATTATCAAAAATTGCTAACTAATGCAACACAGTAAAAGTTAAATTCTAAAAGCAGGTATAAATTATCATGAACTAAATAAATCCCCCAAGATATGGTTCATTCGTTAACAAAAAACTCACAAGAGAACCAGACCTGTGATTGTTTCAACTGCCAAATGGTATTCTTGTAGCACCGATGAACACTTCTCTGTAGCATAACGCATATACTCATCTCGAAGTGCTTCAAGCTTCATTGCAAGCTGTATAAAATGTTCAACATAAGTTGTGATACAACTATACTCATCAAACACTTCTGTTAAGCGAAAGAAAGTGTATTAAAGCACAATCTGTTAGATCCCATAGACATACATTGGGCACAAGATCACTATAGTTTTTGTAATATGCTTTCCCAAAGGCAGTCATTCCTGTCTGCAGAATTAAAAACTCTGCACGCCTTGAAGCTTCTAATGTTGCCTTTGCAGAGATCCAACACATGTTGTCAATCCCAAACATCTCCTCCTCAATTACTCTTGCtacaaacaaattttaataagcAAAAAAGATCAATAAAAGTACCAATCTTAGATAATCATCTTGTGGCTAGCTACATGAAGTTCTTTGTATCCTTCTGTTAAAGTGTATATGAAATACAAATTTAAGTTTACATTAAGAACCTGGACTTCGgtggtttttatttaatctactataattattattaaaagaaacagaatttgaaatgttttaaaGAACAATATCTAAATGATGAAAGTCACATAAATCAAATTACGATCAGATTGCAAATAAGACTTTCCAAAATGACCTGAAACTCAAAAACAACTTACGAGCACAAGCACGCACTATAGAGTTTATGTAATCTGATTTCCTTGCAAAAACCTGACCAGAAATTTCAGTATAACGCATATTTGGCTGGCTACGGATGGAACTTATATCAGTCTGTAAAAGATAAACACCCAGTGACAAGgttgaaataataatatatccACACACATGGAACTTGCTATAAAACAGAGATCAATGACCTCTACAAAAGGACGGTGGGGCTCAGGAAAATAACATGCAAGAACAGCAACAGCTGCTTCTCTGTATGCCAATCTCAGTTTTAATTCTTCTGGAATATCAGTACTATCCTCTTGCCCAGTTTCAAATGTTCCTTTTTGCTGTAAATCCATAAGATTTATCAGACGGTATAAAATTGAACCAAAGATGATTCAAAATGTCataagaaataatattattgCCCAACTACAACGAAGCTAAGAAAACACCTACCCTTTTTAATGCCTCAAGCAGTTCATCTCGTCCAATGTAATCCAAATCCTTCCTAGCTGTCAAAATTCCAGCTTCATTCCTATCAATTAGTTCAAGATAATATCAGCCTATATTCTCATGACAGACTAGTAAAGCAATATCCCAAAAAGATTACTTACAGTATATTTTGTAGCTCTGCCCCAGTAAAATCTTCGGTCTGCTCGGAAATTTCCTTCAGTAATGTATGTTTTTCCTCCTCTGAGCGAAAAAATTTATTCCTAGCATGCACCTAGTGTGcattataaaaatatgagaaaaaagaaattaaagatgATGAAATACTAGAGGAAAACAAGATCTCGGCAAATAACAATTGCAGTGGTAAAATACCTTCAAAATGGCATATCTTCCATCCTCGGATGGCAAACCTACTCTGATGATCTTGTCAAAACGACCCTTCCTCAATAGAGCAGGATCAAGAATATCCAACCTATTTGTGGCTCCTATAACGAGCACCTGAAATTCCAATTCAGTGTATCAAATAACAACTATATGATCCCAGCAACGAATTAAAAACTTACTTGTGCTGTGGAAACTTTGAATCCATCCATCTCAGTCAGTATCTGAAGTAAACCTTGCTCCCTTTCAGCACCTCCCTACATAATGCAATTCCAGATGTTTCATTAGAAAAGTCAAGAGAACTGGAGAAGTAAGAAAAGAATAAGCCATGTCCTAGCCTAGAAAAAATGTACAGGTTCTGCCGGGAACATTTATCAACAACCTTGCATGACATAAAATCATCAGAATAGCCCCAAAAGTACCAAGAAAAGGTCTTCAAATTACATTGGATTAAATTCCAACATCACTCTACTTCATAAAGCTGATAGctaataagaaaattttagTACCTTCTAAAGATGTCTATATTCAAAATCCATTGAACTACAGACAATAAATGTCACAAATCTGAAGACACGGAAATATGTAGTTTTCTTTGCTTTGTTACTTACCATGCTGATGATTCCTAGACGTAGTTTTTATACTGTTAGAATAAATTGTTAATATTAAACACCTGTTTAATGTGTTGTATTATTGTATTAGTTGTAACTGACTCATCGATGATTAGTACTTAATACTTAGCTGTAACTTAGGACATGATTTCTCTTGTGATTAATGTAGTAGAATAAATGTGTACCTGCAAGGACTGATTAACATATAGTTTTCCCTCAAATCCTCTTCTAACTCTATATGGTATCAGTGGTTTAATAATGATCCTTTATACCAGTGGTTTCGTGTTCCACTTTCCGAAGATCACTTTACAACAATAATCATGTGATCATAACCCAGTAACTGAACTGAATGGCATAGCCAAACGAAAATCAACATCTAGTTGAAATACCTTATACCTTGCTCTTTCCCTTCAACATACCATAATTTTGGGGGTATGCCATACTCACTACATGCTATCTGATCAATTGTATGCCACCACCCATCCTCCAAAACCAGGTGAGCCAGTTTCTATTGTTCACAAAGCAGGACttctattttcttcttctttacctCTCCATTCACACTTGTTTTGTTCATGCCTTAActccgataaaaaaaaaactggccATGAAATCCCATGTCATTTCTTGGATAGTCTCAATTGCAAATAGGTTAAAAGTGCTACTATTAAGATCACAACAGATATATTGATTTTGCGGTTATTAGACTTTTTTAGGCTTGTCCTTTCTTCCTATTCACTCCAGATGTGTTTCATGACATTGGTAGTATGCTCCTAGTTGGTCATGGTTTCTTTTTGAATTATTTCCACACATTTCTCTACACTGAACCCCTTTGTTGTTTACAAATGATACCTACTACTTCTGACCCAATTGTTTCCCATCTTCCTAGAGACACATCTCCTACACCATCAGACTCTCTCCCTTTGCCTCCTTCATTGGGATTGTCCATAGCATTACACAAAGGTATCAACTTTGCTACGCTCAATATCCTGTCCACTTTATGTCTTCCCTttaataattatcatttttCCTATTAACTTGATACACGCTGCATAGGTGGAGAGTAACTTTAGCATTTATTAGTATATATCTTTAGTAAAGCTGCTTTGTAGGAAAAGAATATGCATTTGGCCTCCATGTAGGAGCACAATGTCATTTTAAAAGGGCATAAATTGCAAGTACGTTAAGGGATTGGATAGTTTTCCTATATTGATGCCTTTTGTTCCTTCTAGGTTTCTTTTTCACTTCTTTTATTTTAACAGGTACTCTTATCCTTCTTTCTATATGTATTCTCCTTCTGCCTTAATTTCTTCTTTTATCCAAAAAGACAAGCCTTACGAAAATTGATAATATCTTATAGGACACTAGAACTTTGACAATTTTAAGTCGATTCAAGATTATTGCTACAGAAACATAAAATCTGTAGTTCCCTTATTCCCACACAAACTTCTATATATCGATTTGGGAGTACAAAAAAAGCAAAGTAAAAGTAGTTCATATCTTACTCCACCAATATCAGGTCCTCCACGTTTGCTACCAATAGCATCTATCTCATCAATAAAGATTATAGAAGGTGAAAATGATCTTGCATTTCCAAAGAGGTCCTTAACACGGGATGCAGCAACCCCTACAAACATCTGGGGAGAAAAGACAGATTAAATGTGTCAATTTCGTTTAGCTGTAAAGTTCCAAAGAAATAagatataaacaaaaattaggACAAGCCTTATCGAATGCAACACTTCGCATTCCATGGGGGCATACCATCATGAAGTCCATTCATTTAGACAAAAAGAATATTGTGAAGCACATGATGTAGATACAAATAGTTCGCACTTAGCACACTCTAATAAGTGTCAAATTTATCTCATTATCTGTGTATAACTGATTGAAAGAGGAATACTATATTCCATATTATTAGTTAATGATTAATATGTTGATGTCACCATTTAACCttgttaatttaaataaaaaaaaacaaataatggtcctttaataataataagtcaAAATGGCATCACTTTGGtcctttaataataataagtcaAAATGGCCCTTTAATGTTAATTTCTGATATAGTCCAATTTGAAGGACCAAATGATGTAAAAATAGACAATGAATTATCATCAGACGTTTTTTTTAAACTAGTACTCAGCCTGGAATGTCACCCCAACTTAACATCTCTTAGATTGAGGTAACCCTTATGGTTCTTGTTcttgagaaaatttaaaaaaaggaTACAAAAGGAAAActtgtttctttatttgtttgaaaaatgaagtttattttttttttgtgtttgctaTTGTGTTGGGTGTGGGTACAAGTTGGGGAGGGGGGAAGAGGAAGGGGTTAAGTGTAGTTGCAAGTGGGGTAGTTTACAGTGCGGTGATACAAATGAAGATGCAACCTAGGATTGCATCAGGTGGGGTAGGGGGAAAAAGAGATTGGATGGGGAAAAAGAGATTGGATGTGGTGAGAAAGGGAGGAAGTGCAGTTGAGAAGTTGAGGAAGAAGAGGGGGGCAGGGAGGAGGGAGATGGAGGTTGGGATGGTGGGTTAATTTTAAATGTCAATAGAGTTAAGTTTAAGCTGAAGGAaggaccattttaaaaacataaaggactaaattaaaaattttaaaagataagGGACTAAACTGAATAAAACGTAAAACATAAAGGACCATTTGTATAATTTAGCCTAAATTTTATCTACAATCTCTTTCTTCAAAAATATAATGACTATGTTTGGATTTGGACAGTGAACCAAATAAATTCCAAAGTTCTACTTGCAAATTTCAATTCAATGCATATGAACATCTTTGGAGAAGAGGCAGCACCTCTACAAAATCTGTGCCATTGGCTGCAAAGAAAGGCAATCCTGCTTCACCTGCAATGGCTTTGGCCAGTAGGGTTTTACCAGTTCCAGGAGGCCCATGAAGAAGTACACCTTTTGGACAATAAATTCCTTTGTCTTGAAACTCATCGTCATTCTTTAAAATTCGAACAATCTCTTGTagttctttttttatatattcctGGCCAGCAAAATCATCAAATGTAACACCAGTTCTTTCTTCTGCGGATATAAATTTAGCCCTGAGGGGAAAACATAATAATGAGATTCTGGGTGTAAAGAAATTGGCTGTCAAAACCTAatgcttttttctttttatttgaagAAGTTGCACTAAAAATTTCCCAACAACATTTGAAACTTAACTCATTTCATGAGCCAGACACCACAAAACCACATTTCTTATAATGTACAAGGTTTACAAATATAGCTGCCTCAGTGTGTACCCCTCAACATGACCTAAATATCATCATAAAGATAAAGGAAAACAAAGACCCAACACATAGCAGCAACAGTAGCTGTCCATATATCAAgcaagaaagaaataataaataataatggtTGGGCAAATTCAATCCTCGaaagtttaattgaaaagtaCATATCGTCTAAGTTCTAAATAATTTATGCAGTGAGTAGAGCTAATACCCACATGTTTACAGTCAAGCAAATGCAAAGCATTTAGGATGTGAACAGTAAGTGGCCATATCCAGTAGCCTAGACTATTCCAAAGTTGGATAAAGATttatgaaacaaaaataataatagtagatAATTTTCTGACAGCAGTGATAAGTAGTCTAGCCACCATTTAGCTAGAAAAACTTAAAAGGCAAAGGGCATTACCCATAGATTCTACTACAATGTCAATTTCATATTTCCCTTCCCCACAATTTAATTCtaaatctcaaataaaaaacTGTCCAGCCCAAAAGCAGTAGCTATTTGAGTAAGGCcaaataatgataaatattcTCTAGCAAATCTTACAATAGAGATTTTTGTAGATCGTGGTTATAGATGTTTGTGGTTAGAATGTGACTCTGCCTTGGTTTGTCAAGctttttcttctcctcagaGTGTACCTTGTGTTCTTAGAGGAAGATGGATTAAGTGTCTTAAAGTTGTGATGCTTGGACTTTAAGATTTCTCACATTTATCGCGAAGGCAAGCGTTTTGTTGACAATAGACTTGGGTTAATGATTTTCCTTATAGTCTTAGTTTAGATTTTTTTCGTAATAGGTATCAGCTCCTAGATTTTTGTTTTGCTTAGTTGTATACTTTGTGGGAGTGTAGCATGGGTTTGGTTTGGTTCCCCATGTTTTTGTATCTTTTTTCTCCCTTTTGTGATGCTTTCCATGGGATGGCACATGATTGTTGAATATTTGGGTATTAGCCAGTTGGGGCTATTGTTCATAATAATACATGTGaacctttttataaaaaaaaaaaattaaaagttgaaTGACAAGTATCAATGTCACTATTAGGAAGTTGATTTTAAGTCTAATTGGGCTTCACAAAACCTGATTAGTAAGGTGAGGTCTACACTCgcctatatattatattttggtCATAACCCTAGTCGTTATGGGATCTCTAACACATGCCCTCATGCCGAGGACATTGAACATGGGAATAAAATCTAATATGTCCTAATATCAGCTTAAAAAGTGGATTTTAAGGATCTCAattcgatgtgagatctccaacggTTACAAACCAGAATTATTCTATTTAAGTAGAGTAAAAAGAAGGAGGAACAAGTGATCAATCTCTCCTCCAAGGGTTTCTTACTCACAAAGAGCTAATGCTCAATTTACAAATGACACCCCAAAGAATGAAATCATTTCCATCCTCCTACTTATTAGCCCCTAACTAATTGATATCCTGATTGTCTTAACTAACTCCTCCTTTCCCATAGTCCTAACAATCAGCCAGCTAAAAACCTGTCATAAATGACATAACTGAAATTCTAACAACCAACAGGAAACATACAAAAATTTATCCACTTACCGACTCTGTCCTAGAGATCCAAGAGCACGACTTCGGAGTGGCTGGCTAGTCGTTTGGCTAGGAGTTCCCAAATCACAAGGTATCAACTTTGCATATATTGGTCTCATCAAATTATCGATCCACACATAAAAACCAACAGCCAGAGCAAGACGCATAGACCATATGACAGCAACTGCAACAGTTGAGTATATTTCAGCAGGCACAGCATCCACATTAATGACATCAACATTTACAATTTGCTGATGTAATTTTCTCCATACGTCATTCCAACTATCAATTGGCATTCGATTGACTGGATGACGCCGAAAAATAATATCCTCAGGA harbors:
- the LOC137820619 gene encoding probable inactive ATP-dependent zinc metalloprotease FTSHI 4, chloroplastic; translation: MNSSIANTIDWLQLPKPFFPSKTHFPQFSIYSPRFLTNAFPPRNFTNRCKLRINASNSLSDTPNKEQEQEQDAESAQLFEKLKEAERKRMDELEELDKKANVQLERQLVMASSWSRALLTMRGKLKGTEWDPENSHGIEFSDFLRLLDSNNVQFMEYSNYGQTVSVVLPYYKNGTVIGTEGNPEDIIFRRHPVNRMPIDSWNDVWRKLHQQIVNVDVINVDAVPAEIYSTVAVAVIWSMRLALAVGFYVWIDNLMRPIYAKLIPCDLGTPSQTTSQPLRSRALGSLGQSRAKFISAEERTGVTFDDFAGQEYIKKELQEIVRILKNDDEFQDKGIYCPKGVLLHGPPGTGKTLLAKAIAGEAGLPFFAANGTDFVEMFVGVAASRVKDLFGNARSFSPSIIFIDEIDAIGSKRGGPDIGGGGAEREQGLLQILTEMDGFKVSTAQVLVIGATNRLDILDPALLRKGRFDKIIRVGLPSEDGRYAILKVHARNKFFRSEEEKHTLLKEISEQTEDFTGAELQNILNEAGILTARKDLDYIGRDELLEALKRQKGTFETGQEDSTDIPEELKLRLAYREAAVAVLACYFPEPHRPFVETDISSIRSQPNMRYTEISGQVFARKSDYINSIVRACAPRVIEEEMFGIDNMCWISAKATLEASRRAEFLILQTGMTAFGKAYYKNYSDLVPNLAMKLEALRDEYMRYATEKCSSVLQEYHLAVETITDILLEKGKIQAEEIWDIYKSAPRVAQPPVSPVDEYGALIYAGRWGIHGISLPGRVTFAPGNVGFSTFGAPRPTETQMVSDETWKLVDDIWDKKVQNIKDEATKVIEEEKENPQLLMASHFL